From a single Leclercia sp. AS011 genomic region:
- a CDS encoding PhoX family protein, with the protein MGKPLKSVFKKEHRDDVSNPSANPVFSSVAEMFLSRRRFLQMGAVAGAAASFPFLLKPENALAAVSQPSALSKAVSLGFTSIPVSTEDRVRVPEGYIARPFYRWGDATGIKGNMPAFKFDASNTADEQAAQAGMHHDGMAWFSLPQGEESPGHGLLAMNHEYIDNGMLFSDGTASWSLEKARKGQNAMGVSIIEVKKNGSDWEVVRPSGFARRITVNTPMQLTGPARQQELMKTAVDPQGEQVLGTMQNCANGYTPWGTYLTCEENWSDIFVKKGERNALEKRYGISDSDESYRWSEVDDRFNVDKTPNEPNRFGWVVEIDPYNPDSTPRKHTALGRFKHEGAAVSLAADKRVVTYMGDDQKFEYIYKFVSDNKYSPADREANLQLLTAGTLYVARFNDDGSGEWLPLVFGQNGLDKSKGFENQGDLLIKTRLAADAVGATKMDRPEWIAVDPHSSGSVYCTLTNNSDRGKEGKAPVDAANPRANNAFGHIMHWYEEGGDPAALRFKWDILVLAGRTDTADEKAKGSMKGAEFGSPDGLSFDHQGVLWIQTDVSSSTINKKSYEGMGNNQMVATIPGTNEYRRFLTGPRGCEITGIAFTPDNRTLFINIQHPGEGGDDITDPANPRAVSNWPDNNPQGRPRASTVVITRADGGIIGS; encoded by the coding sequence GTGGGTAAACCTCTTAAGTCCGTATTCAAAAAAGAACATCGCGACGATGTCAGTAATCCCAGCGCTAATCCGGTATTTTCCAGCGTGGCGGAGATGTTCCTCTCCCGCCGCCGTTTCCTGCAGATGGGTGCCGTTGCCGGTGCCGCCGCCTCCTTCCCCTTTTTACTCAAGCCTGAAAACGCTCTGGCTGCGGTTTCACAGCCTTCAGCCCTGAGCAAAGCGGTGTCGCTCGGCTTTACCAGCATTCCGGTCTCGACCGAGGATAGGGTCAGGGTGCCCGAGGGCTACATCGCGCGTCCTTTCTACCGCTGGGGCGACGCCACCGGCATCAAGGGGAATATGCCGGCATTCAAATTCGACGCCAGCAACACGGCAGACGAGCAGGCGGCGCAGGCGGGCATGCACCATGACGGTATGGCGTGGTTTAGCCTGCCGCAAGGGGAGGAGAGTCCCGGCCACGGCCTGCTGGCGATGAACCACGAGTACATCGACAACGGCATGCTCTTTAGTGACGGCACTGCCAGCTGGAGCCTGGAGAAGGCGCGCAAAGGCCAGAACGCCATGGGCGTATCGATTATCGAAGTGAAAAAGAACGGTAGCGACTGGGAAGTGGTGCGCCCCTCCGGCTTTGCCCGCCGCATCACGGTGAACACCCCTATGCAGCTCACCGGCCCGGCGCGTCAGCAAGAGTTAATGAAAACCGCCGTCGATCCTCAGGGCGAGCAGGTGCTCGGCACCATGCAAAACTGCGCTAACGGTTACACCCCCTGGGGAACCTACCTCACCTGCGAAGAGAACTGGTCGGATATTTTCGTCAAGAAAGGCGAGCGTAACGCCCTGGAGAAACGCTACGGCATCAGCGACAGCGATGAGTCCTACCGCTGGAGTGAAGTGGATGACAGGTTCAACGTGGATAAAACGCCTAACGAGCCGAATCGCTTTGGCTGGGTGGTCGAGATCGATCCCTACAATCCCGATTCCACGCCGCGCAAGCACACTGCGCTGGGGCGCTTCAAGCATGAAGGTGCCGCCGTCTCCCTGGCCGCAGATAAGCGCGTGGTCACCTATATGGGCGATGACCAGAAGTTTGAGTACATCTACAAATTTGTTTCCGACAATAAATACAGTCCGGCGGATCGCGAAGCCAATCTGCAGCTGCTGACCGCCGGCACGCTCTACGTCGCCAGATTCAACGACGACGGCTCCGGCGAGTGGCTGCCGCTGGTCTTTGGTCAGAACGGCCTGGATAAGAGCAAAGGGTTCGAAAACCAGGGAGATTTGTTGATTAAAACCCGTCTGGCGGCCGATGCCGTGGGGGCGACCAAAATGGATCGCCCGGAGTGGATCGCGGTGGATCCACACAGCAGTGGCAGCGTCTACTGCACGCTCACCAACAATAGCGATCGTGGCAAAGAGGGCAAAGCGCCAGTAGATGCGGCCAATCCCCGGGCCAATAACGCCTTCGGTCACATTATGCACTGGTACGAAGAGGGCGGCGATCCTGCTGCGTTACGCTTCAAATGGGACATTCTGGTGCTGGCCGGGCGAACGGATACCGCGGATGAAAAGGCGAAGGGCAGCATGAAGGGGGCCGAATTTGGCAGCCCGGACGGCCTGTCGTTTGACCATCAGGGCGTGCTCTGGATCCAGACCGACGTCTCCTCCAGCACCATTAACAAGAAATCGTATGAGGGGATGGGCAATAACCAGATGGTGGCGACCATTCCGGGCACCAATGAATATCGCCGCTTCCTGACCGGCCCGCGCGGCTGCGAAATCACCGGCATTGCGTTCACCCCGGACAACCGTACGCTGTTTATTAATATTCAGCATCCAGGCGAGGGCGGGGACGACATTACCGATCCGGCAAACCCGCGCGCCGTTTCTAACTGGCCGGACAATAATCCGCAGGGGCGCCCCCGCGCCTCGACGGTGGTCATCACCAGAGCGGATGGCGGCATTATCGGTTCGTGA
- a CDS encoding TonB-dependent receptor, with the protein MNHTRKMNKTLLAIAISAASHTAFAADSKKEETIVVQSAASDFKPGGDQLVPAFLDGQVANGGRMGMLGQQNAMDVPFNIISYTSKLVEDQQARTIADVVANDAGVQSVQGYGNSAESYRIRGLKFDGDDMTFGGLSGVLPRQVVDAQMVDRIEIFKGANSLMNGAASSGVGGMINLEPKHAGATPQAKVGVDYTSDSQIGTTLDAGRRFGDSDQFGARVNVVHREGEAPVANDRRRTTLLSTGLDYAGDSFRSALDLGYQKKTFHGSETGVNVAGVNFVPEPPKNDRNYSQKWAYSNIENEFGMWRSEYDITDSWTAYTGLGAQHAHEEGLYSGAKLADKSGKATATRLDTNRISDSVSGMAGIRGNFATGFVTHKVNVGYSAMTKNEKIAWKMSAAANNPVTNIYHNTGVDAPPSTNSNGAGGNYSDPLTSGRTRTQGWLLSDTLGVLDDKLLFTVGARHQKVVIRGYNKVTGMENAGDSFDGDRWMPTYGVVYKPWETVSLYANHTEALQPGKTAPNTATNYGQSTGIVHSKQNEVGVKADFGRIGGSLALFEIKMPSAILDSQTKHYGLDAEQRNRGVELNVFGEPMLGLRLNASATWLQAELTKTNNGVNQGNDAIGVPSFYGVLGAEYDIKPIDGLTATARVNHSGSQYADLANSKKLDSYTTLDLGMRYRFAVNNDQNQMTVRAGIENVTDENYWSSVDDGGTYLFQGEPRTFKVSVGYEF; encoded by the coding sequence ATGAACCACACCAGAAAAATGAATAAAACGCTGCTGGCGATCGCTATCAGTGCCGCCTCACACACGGCGTTTGCCGCCGACAGCAAAAAAGAAGAGACCATTGTGGTCCAGTCCGCCGCCAGCGACTTCAAGCCCGGCGGCGACCAGCTGGTACCGGCCTTCCTCGACGGGCAGGTGGCGAACGGCGGGCGCATGGGGATGCTCGGTCAGCAAAATGCCATGGACGTGCCCTTTAACATCATCAGCTACACCTCAAAGCTGGTGGAAGATCAGCAGGCGCGCACCATTGCCGATGTGGTGGCGAACGATGCGGGCGTCCAGTCCGTGCAGGGCTACGGCAACAGCGCGGAGAGCTACCGCATTCGCGGCCTGAAGTTCGACGGAGATGACATGACCTTCGGCGGCCTCTCCGGCGTGCTGCCGCGTCAGGTGGTGGATGCCCAGATGGTGGATCGCATTGAGATCTTCAAAGGCGCTAACTCGCTAATGAACGGCGCGGCCAGCTCCGGCGTCGGCGGGATGATCAACCTCGAGCCGAAACATGCCGGGGCAACCCCGCAGGCGAAAGTGGGGGTCGACTATACCTCCGATTCGCAGATTGGCACCACCCTCGATGCCGGGCGTCGCTTTGGCGACAGCGACCAGTTTGGTGCCCGCGTTAACGTCGTTCACCGTGAAGGCGAAGCGCCGGTGGCGAACGATCGTCGCCGCACCACGCTGCTCTCCACCGGTCTGGACTATGCGGGCGACTCGTTCCGCAGCGCCCTGGACCTGGGCTATCAGAAGAAAACCTTCCACGGCTCGGAAACCGGCGTCAACGTGGCTGGGGTGAACTTCGTGCCCGAGCCGCCGAAAAACGATCGCAACTACTCGCAGAAATGGGCCTACAGCAATATCGAAAACGAATTCGGCATGTGGCGCAGCGAGTACGACATCACCGACAGCTGGACCGCTTATACCGGTCTGGGGGCCCAGCACGCCCATGAAGAGGGGCTGTACAGCGGCGCGAAGCTGGCGGACAAGAGCGGCAAAGCGACGGCAACCCGCCTCGATACCAACCGTATCAGCGACAGCGTGAGTGGCATGGCGGGCATCCGCGGCAACTTTGCTACCGGCTTTGTGACCCACAAGGTCAACGTCGGCTACTCGGCGATGACCAAAAACGAGAAAATCGCCTGGAAGATGTCGGCGGCGGCGAACAACCCGGTCACCAACATCTACCACAATACCGGCGTGGATGCGCCACCAAGCACCAACTCCAATGGGGCAGGCGGTAACTACAGCGATCCGCTGACCAGCGGCCGCACCCGCACCCAGGGCTGGCTGCTGAGCGACACCCTCGGCGTGCTGGATGACAAACTGCTCTTCACCGTCGGCGCGCGTCATCAGAAAGTGGTGATCCGCGGCTATAACAAAGTGACCGGCATGGAAAACGCCGGTGACAGCTTCGATGGCGACCGCTGGATGCCGACCTACGGCGTGGTCTACAAGCCGTGGGAGACGGTATCGCTGTATGCCAACCACACCGAGGCGCTGCAGCCGGGTAAAACCGCGCCCAACACCGCCACCAACTACGGCCAGAGCACCGGGATCGTCCACTCTAAGCAGAATGAGGTGGGCGTGAAGGCCGATTTCGGTCGCATTGGCGGCTCGCTGGCGCTGTTTGAGATCAAAATGCCGTCCGCCATTCTCGACAGCCAGACCAAACACTACGGTCTGGATGCCGAGCAGCGTAACCGCGGCGTGGAGCTGAACGTCTTTGGCGAGCCGATGCTGGGCCTGCGTCTGAACGCCAGCGCCACCTGGCTGCAGGCGGAGCTGACCAAAACCAACAATGGGGTGAACCAGGGCAACGACGCCATCGGCGTTCCGTCGTTCTACGGCGTGCTGGGCGCGGAGTATGACATCAAGCCCATCGACGGCCTGACCGCCACCGCCCGCGTGAACCACTCCGGATCGCAGTATGCGGATCTGGCGAACAGCAAAAAGCTGGACAGCTACACCACCCTGGATCTGGGCATGCGTTACCGCTTCGCGGTCAACAATGACCAGAACCAGATGACCGTTCGCGCCGGGATCGAAAACGTCACCGACGAGAACTACTGGTCAAGCGTGGACGACGGCGGCACCTACCTGTTCCAGGGCGAGCCGCGCACCTTTAAGGTTTCCGTCGGCTACGAGTTCTGA
- a CDS encoding YncE family protein, which translates to MSKKLSALTLLVAVSLSGCAAQHPATTAETPKPAAPAQTNVVKRDLADGLYEMVLNPKGDALYVASSEGFKDVQGGVVYKLDPTTLKTLGRSHTDLKNFALAISEDGQILYATNSLDGGISAISTADGKVKQRLLFTERNKEGYPYGARQVLLHNNLLYIGGVADPAVIWVVDAKTLKLKKTIKNAGQWVTGLMWSEQTQRIYVANGGGEILILDPKRNQIEKRWKPLGDKPALLLNLAEDKATGRLFVTDNSKAKTTLVLDIRTGEVIKQLDVGDSLAVKFNPARNELYITQRESGKLLSLDATTYAVKQRWDLPPNPNSLLLSADGQTLYVTVKQAFNKDHSTNGPDSVVRIALK; encoded by the coding sequence ATGTCAAAAAAATTGTCCGCCCTGACGCTGTTGGTGGCTGTCTCACTCAGTGGCTGCGCCGCTCAGCACCCTGCGACCACCGCTGAAACCCCGAAACCTGCTGCCCCGGCGCAGACCAACGTCGTCAAACGCGATCTCGCCGACGGCCTGTACGAGATGGTCCTCAATCCAAAGGGCGATGCGCTGTACGTTGCCAGCTCGGAGGGCTTCAAGGATGTGCAGGGTGGGGTGGTGTACAAGCTCGATCCGACGACCCTGAAAACTCTCGGGCGTAGCCATACCGACCTGAAAAACTTCGCACTGGCCATCTCTGAAGACGGTCAGATCCTCTATGCCACCAACTCGCTGGACGGCGGGATCAGCGCCATCAGCACCGCCGACGGCAAGGTGAAACAGCGCCTGCTGTTTACCGAGCGCAATAAAGAGGGCTACCCCTACGGCGCGCGCCAGGTGCTGCTGCATAACAACCTGCTGTACATCGGCGGCGTGGCCGATCCGGCGGTGATCTGGGTGGTGGATGCCAAAACGCTGAAGCTGAAAAAGACCATCAAAAACGCAGGACAGTGGGTCACTGGCCTGATGTGGTCTGAACAGACCCAGCGCATCTATGTGGCCAACGGCGGCGGTGAGATCCTGATCCTCGATCCCAAGCGCAACCAGATCGAAAAACGCTGGAAGCCGCTCGGCGACAAACCGGCCCTGCTGCTCAACCTGGCGGAAGACAAAGCCACTGGCCGCCTGTTCGTGACCGACAACTCCAAAGCGAAAACCACTCTGGTGCTGGATATCCGTACCGGTGAAGTCATCAAGCAGCTCGACGTGGGCGATTCGCTGGCGGTGAAGTTCAACCCGGCGCGCAACGAGCTGTACATCACCCAGCGCGAAAGCGGCAAGCTGCTGAGCCTGGATGCCACCACCTATGCCGTGAAGCAGCGCTGGGATCTGCCGCCGAACCCGAACAGCCTGCTGCTGTCGGCGGATGGGCAAACCCTGTACGTCACCGTGAAGCAGGCCTTTAACAAAGACCACTCCACCAACGGGCCGGACAGCGTGGTGCGTATCGCCTTGAAATAA